A stretch of the Parabacteroides timonensis genome encodes the following:
- a CDS encoding zinc metallopeptidase, translated as MSMYWIIFIGFALLSWLVSSRLKNKFEKYSKIPMPNGMTGKDVAEKMLHDNGIYDVKVISTPGHLTDHYNPANQTVNLSESVYYSNSIAAAAVAAHECGHAVQHATSYAPLKMRSALVPVVSFASNIMTWVLLGGMLLIHQFPQLLLFGIILFASTTLFSFITLPVEINASQRALVWLSSAGITNVSTHGMAEDALRSAAYTYVVAALGSLATLLYYVMIFLGGRSRD; from the coding sequence ATGAGCATGTATTGGATTATATTTATTGGTTTTGCCTTGTTAAGCTGGCTGGTATCTTCCCGACTGAAAAACAAGTTTGAGAAGTATTCTAAGATCCCTATGCCTAACGGTATGACCGGAAAGGACGTGGCTGAGAAGATGTTGCATGATAACGGCATTTACGACGTGAAGGTGATTTCTACTCCCGGACATTTGACAGACCATTACAATCCTGCAAATCAAACGGTGAATCTTAGTGAATCGGTATATTACAGTAATAGTATTGCTGCGGCTGCCGTTGCAGCCCATGAATGCGGTCATGCGGTACAGCATGCCACTTCGTATGCTCCGCTGAAGATGCGGTCGGCATTGGTGCCGGTGGTCAGCTTCGCTTCGAATATCATGACGTGGGTGTTGCTGGGCGGTATGTTGCTGATCCATCAGTTCCCGCAGTTGCTGCTGTTCGGTATCATTCTGTTCGCATCGACGACATTGTTCAGCTTTATCACGTTGCCGGTTGAGATCAATGCCAGCCAGCGTGCATTGGTTTGGTTGAGTAGTGCCGGCATAACGAATGTCAGTACGCATGGAATGGCGGAAGATGCTTTGCGTTCTGCTGCTTATACCTATGTGGTGGCTGCTTTGGGATCGCTGGCTACCTTATTATATTATGTAATGATCTTCCTGGGCGGAAGAAGCCGCGACTAA